From the Danio aesculapii chromosome 9, fDanAes4.1, whole genome shotgun sequence genome, one window contains:
- the LOC130234704 gene encoding ceroid-lipofuscinosis neuronal protein 5-like has translation MKYSVYFLHAVLLCWIVGLVVSSVSGKQVWPVPYKRVDKRPDVDPFCQALYPFCPTGDPIGQIPVMKDSDLISIFRLQTPVWEFKYGDIMGKFHVMHDAVGFASANTGRNYTMEWYELFHVPHEREGMSAPFWCNQGAACFYDGIDDIHWKQNGRTALPCPCLSPASFLSPSYSCKTKGASYCHLLLSE, from the exons ATGAAGTATTCCGTTTATTTTCTTCACGCCGTGCTTCTCTGTTGGATTGTGGGGCTGGTCGTTTCTAGCGTGAGTGGAAAGCAGGTCTGGCCAGTGCCTTACAA GCGAGTCGACAAGCGTCCAGATGTTGATCCCTTCTGCCAGGCTTTATACCCATTCTGTCCCACTGGAGATCCAATTGGTCAGATACCTGTCATGAAAGACTCTGACCTCATCTCCATCTTCAGACTTCAGACTCCTGTGTGGGAGTTCAAATACGGTGACATCATGGGAAAGTTT CATGTCATGCATGATGCCGTCGGCTTTGCGAGTGCAAATACCGGAAGAAACTACACTATGGAGTGGTACGAGCTGTTTCATGTTCCTCATGAAAGAGAGGGTATGAGTGCTCCTTTCTGGTGTAACCAGGGAGCCGCTTGCTTCTATGACGGCATTGATGATATACACTGGAAACAGAATGGGAGGACAGCTTTGCCCTGTCCATGTCTTTCTCCAGCTTCATTTCTGTCTCCCTCATATTCCTGCAAAACAAAAGGAGCTAGTTACTGTCATCTGCTGTTATCTGAATAA
- the fbxl3a gene encoding F-box/LRR-repeat protein 3: MKRRLSREREDSTSSCEGQAVSCKRPKQPAEDSGDLQSNWVRLPQEILLHIFQYLPLLDRAFASQVCRNWNHAFHMPELWRCFEFELNQPATSYLKATHPDLIKQIIKRHSNHLQYVSFKVDSSTESAETACDILSQLVNCSLKTLGLISTARPSFMELPKSHFISALTVVFVNSKSLSSLKIDDTPVDDPSLKVLVANNSDTLKLLKMSSCPHVSPAGILCVADQCHGLRELALNYHLLSDELLLALSSEKHVHLEHLRIDVVSENPGQQFHTIKKSSWDAMVRHSPKFNLVMYFFLYEDEFGPFFRDEIPVTHLYFGRSVSKEVLGRVGMNCPRLVELVVCANGLRPLDEELIRIAERCQFLSAIGLGECEVSCSAFVEFVKMCGRRLSQLSIMEEVLIPDHKYGLDEIHWEVSKHLGRVWFPDMMPTW; encoded by the exons ATGAAAAGGAGGTTGAGCAGAGAGCGCGAGGACAGCACCTCATCCTGCGAGGGGCAGGCAGTGTCCTGCAAGAGACCGAAACAGCCCGCCGAGGACTCGGGAGATCTGCAGTCCAACTGGGTTCGACTTCCCCAGGAGATCCTGCTTCACATCTTTCAGTATCTGCCTCTTCTTGATCGAGCCTTCGCGTCACAGGTTTGCCGGAACTGGAACCATGCCTTCCATATGCCGGAGCTGTGGAGATGCTTTGAGTTCGAGCTCAACCAGCCGGCCACCTCTTACCTGAAGGCCACGCATCCTGACCTAATAAAGCAAATCATAAAGAGGCACTCTAATCACTTACAGTACGTCAGCTTCAAG GTGGACAGCAGCACAGAATCAGCAGAGACCGCATGTGATATCCTTTCTCAGCTGGTGAACTGCTCGCTCAAGACCCTCGGCCTGATCTCTACTGCACGACCAAGCTTCATGGAGCTACCGAAG TCTCACTTCATCTCTGCGCTTACTGTGGTATTTGTCAACTCAAAGTCTCTTTCCTCTCTGAAAATTGACGACACGCCAGTGGACGATCCTTCACTCAAGGTTCTAGTGGCCAATAACAGTGATACGCTCAAGTTGTTGAAGATGAGCAGCTGCCCACATGTTTCTCCTGCag GTATTCTGTGTGTTGCCGATCAGTGTCATGGTCTGAGAGAACTGGCTTTGAACTACCACCTCCTGAGCGACGAGCTCCTGTTGGCACTTTCTTCAGAGAAACACGTTCACCTGGAGCATCTGCGCATCGACGTGGTCAGCGAAAACCCCGGCCAGCAGTTCCACACCATCAAGAAGAGCAGCTGGGACGCCATGGTCCGCCATTCGCCCAAGTTCAACCTGGTCATGTACTTCTTCCTGTACGAGGATGAGTTTGGGCCCTTTTTCCGGGATGAGATCCCAGTCACGCACCTCTACTTCGGGCGCTCTGTCAGCAAGGAGGTCCTGGGCCGCGTTGGCATGAACTGCCCGCGTTTGGTGGAGCTGGTGGTGTGCGCGAATGGTCTGCGGCCGCTGGATGAGGAGCTCATTCGTATCGCAGAGCGCTGCCAGTTTCTATCAGCCATTGGACTGGGCGAATGTGAGGTTTCCTGCAGCGCTTTTGTGGAGTTTGTGAAAATGTGTGGCCGTCGGCTCTCTCAGCTGTCTATCATGGAGGAGGTGCTCATTCCTGACCACAAATACGGTCTGGATGAGATCCACTGGGAAGTCTCCAAGCACCTTGGACGTGTTTGGTTTCCAGATATGATGCCCACCTGGTGA
- the LOC130234703 gene encoding ceroid-lipofuscinosis neuronal protein 5-like, with protein sequence MKYSVYFLHAVLLCWIVGLVVSSVSGKQVWPVPYKRVDKRPDVDPFCQALYPFCPTGDPIGQIPVMKDSDLISIFRLQTPVWEFKYGDIMGKFHVMHDAVGFASANTGRNYTMEWYELFQLGNCTFPHEREGMSAPFWCNQGAACFYDGIDDIHWKQNGSLEKIGEISGKLFNEMARWVQEDNETGVYYETWTVKSDSSANATTWFDSYDCSQFVHRTYKKLMDLGTQLSSQTPLKYTKIYLYSGEPLYLGDDSIFQQSSTKDLATDIRQFYYSFRSHQSMVEMIKSLLEALEKMVVEKTFYFYYNSQYWKLPMKYPYLKITYEEIPFP encoded by the exons ATGAAGTATTCCGTTTATTTTCTTCACGCCGTGCTTCTCTGTTGGATTGTGGGGCTGGTCGTTTCTAGCGTGAGTGGAAAGCAGGTCTGGCCAGTGCCTTACAA GCGAGTCGACAAGCGTCCAGATGTTGATCCCTTCTGCCAGGCTTTATACCCATTCTGTCCCACTGGAGATCCAATTGGTCAGATACCTGTCATGAAAGACTCTGACCTCATCTCCATCTTCAGACTTCAGACTCCTGTGTGGGAGTTCAAATACGGTGACATCATGGGAAAGTTT CATGTCATGCATGATGCCGTCGGCTTTGCGAGTGCAAATACCGGAAGAAACTACACTATGGAGTGGTACGAGCTGTTTCAGCTTGGCAATTGCACATTTCCTCATGAAAGAGAGGGTATGAGTGCTCCTTTCTGGTGTAACCAGGGAGCCGCTTGCTTCTATGACGGCATTGATGATATACACTGGAAACAGAATGGGAGTCTGGAGAAAATAGGAGAAATTTCAG gcAAGTTGTTTAATGAAATGGCTCGCTGGGTTCAGGAGGACAATGAAACGGGTGTTTATTACGAGACTTGGACAGTAAAGTCCGACTCCAGTGCCAACGCCACAACATGGTTCGACTCCTACGATTGTTCCCAGTTTGTTCACCGCACATATAAGAAACTAATGGACCTGGGAACACAACTGTCCAGCCAGACTCCACTGAAATACACAAAGATCTATCTGTACAGCGGAGAGCCTCTCTATTTGGGGGATGACAGCATCTTTCAGCAGTCTTCTACAAAAGATCTGGCCACAGACATCAGACAGTTTTATTACTCGTTTCGCTCTCACCAATCAATGGTAGAGATGATCAAGAGTCTGTTGGAGGCTCTTGAAAAGATGGTCGTggaaaaaactttttatttctaCTACAACTCTCAGTACTGGAAGTTGCCCATGAAATATCCTTACTTAAAGATCACCTACGAGGAGATACCTTTTCCATGA